Proteins encoded within one genomic window of Rhinolophus sinicus isolate RSC01 linkage group LG05, ASM3656204v1, whole genome shotgun sequence:
- the FBXO11 gene encoding F-box only protein 11 isoform X2 encodes MNSVRAANRRPRRVSRPRPVQQQQQQPPQQPPPQPPQQQQPPPPPQQQQQQPPPPPPPPPPLPQERNNAGERDDDVPADMVAEESGPGAQNSPYQLRRKTLLPKRTACPTKSSMEGASTSTTENFGHRAKRARVSGKSQDLSAAPAEQYLQEKLPDEVVLKIFSYLLEQDLCRAACVCKRFSELANDPILWKRLYMEVFEYTRPMMHPEPGKFYQINPEEYEHPNPWKESFQQLYKGAHVKPGFAEHFYSNPARYKGRENMLYYDTIEDALGGVQEAHFDGLIFVHSGIYTDEWIYIESPITMIGAAPGKVADKVIIENTRDSTFVFMEGSEDAYVGYMTIRFNPDDKSAQHHNAHHCLEITVNCSPIIDHCIIRSTCTVGSAVCVSGQGACPTIKHCNISDCENVGLYITDHAQGIYEDNEISNNALAGIWVKNHGNPIIRRNHIHHGRDVGVFTFDHGMGYFESCNIHRNRIAGFEVKAYANPTVVRCEIHHGQTGGIYVHEKGRGQFIENKIYANNFAGVWITSNSDPTIRGNSIFNGNQGGVYIFGDGRGLIEGNDIYGNALAGIQIRTNSCPIVRHNKIHDGQHGGIYVHEKGQGVIEENEVYSNTLAGVWVTTGSTPVLRRNRIHSGKQVGVYFYDNGHGVLEDNDIYNHMYSGVQIRTGSNPKIRRNKIWGGQNGGILVYNSGLGCIEDNEIFDNAMAGVWIKTDSNPTLRRNKIHDGRDGGICIFNGGRGLLEENDIFRNAQAGVLISTNSHPVLRKNRIFDGFAAGIEITNHATATLEGNQIFNNRFGGLFLASGVNVTMKDNKIMNNQDAIEKAVSRGQCLYKISSYTSYPMHDFYRCHTCNTTDRNAICVNCIKKCHQGHDVEFIRHDRFFCDCGAGTLSNPCTLAGEPTHDTDTLYDSAPPIESNTLQHN; translated from the exons ATGATGATGTGCCTGCAGATATGGTTGCAGAAGAATCAGGTCCTGGTGCACAAAATAGTCCATACCAACTTCGTAGAAAAACTCTTTTGCCGAAAAGAACAGCGTGTCCTACAAAAAGCAGTATGGAG ggTGCCTCGACTTCAACTACAGAAAACTTTGGTCATCGTGCAAAACGTGCAAGAGTATCTGGAAAATCACAAGATCTGTCAG CAGCACCTGCTGAACAGTATCTTCAGGAGAAACTTCCAGATGAAGTGGTTCTAAAAATCTTCTCTTACTTGCTGGAACAGGATCTTTGTAGAGCAGCTTGTGTGTGTAAACGCTTCAGTGAGCTTGCTAACGATCCAATTTTGTG gAAACGATTATATATGGAAGTATTTGAATATACCCGCCCTATGATGCATCCTGAACCTGGCAAATTCTACCAGATTAATCCAGAAGAATATGAACATCCAAATCCTTGGAAGGAGAGTTTCCAGCAGTTG TATAAAGGTGCACATGTAAAGCCAGGATTTGCTGAACATTTCTACAGTAACCCTGCAAGatataaaggaagagaaaatatgttg tattaTGATACAATTGAAGATGCCCTTGGTGGGGTACAAGAAGCTCATTTTGATGGACTTATCTTTGTTCATTCTGGAATATATACTGATGAATGGATATATATTGAATCTCCAATCACCATGATTGGTGCAG CACCTGGAAAAGTAGCAGACAAAGTTATAATTGAAAACACTAGAGATTCAACCTTTGTTTTTATGGAAGGTTCCGAAGATGCTTATGTTGGATATATGACAATAAGG TTTAATCCTGATGACAAATCTGCTCAACACCATAATGCACACCACTGCTTAGAAATTACAGTAAATTGTAGCCCTATTATCGATCACTGTATCATCCGAAGTACATGTACAG ttgGCTCTGCAGTATGTGTTAGTGGTCAAGGAGCATGTCCCACTATCAAGCACTGTAATATCAGCGACTGTGAAAATGTTGGACTTTATATAACAGATCATgcacag GGAATATATGAGGATAATGAAATTTCCAATAATGCTTTAGCAGGGATTTGGGTTAAAAATCATGGAAACCCAATTATTAGACGGAATCACATTCATCATGGACGTGACGTTGGTGTGTTCACATTTGATCACGGCATG GGTTACTTTGAAAGTTGTAACATACACAGAAACAGGATAGCAGGCTTTGAAGTAAAAGCCTATGCTAACCCCACGGTGGTTCGATGTGAAATTCATCATGGGCAGACTGGAGGAATATATGTCCACGAAAAAGGAAGAGGACAATTCATAGAGAATAAAATCTATGCAAACAACTTTGCAGGTGTATGGATTACCTCAAATAGTGACCCAACAATAag GGGGAATTCTATATTTAATGGAAATCAAGGGGGAGTTTACATCTTTGGTGATGGACGAGGCCTTAttgaaggaaatgacatttatG gAAATGCATTAGCAGGAATTCAGATTAGGACAAACAGTTGTCCAATTGTTCGACATAACAAAATTCATGATGGCCAGCATGGTGGGATTTATGTG CATGAGAAAGGACAAGGCGTAATAGAAGAGAATGAAGTTTATAGTAATACTCTGGCTGGCGTCTGGGTGACAACTGGCAGCACTCCAGTACTCAGAAGAAACAGGATACACAGTGGCAAGCAG gttggtgtttatttttatgacaatGGACATGGAGTGCTAGAGGACAATGATATCTATAATCATATGTATTCAGGGGTTCAGATAAG GACTGGAAGCAACCCCAAAATTAGGCGCAACAAAATCTGGGGAGGACAGAATGGTGGAATTCTAGTTTATAATTCTG GTCTAGGCTGTATAGaagataatgaaatatttgaCAATGCAATGGCTGGAGTCTGGATTAAGACAGATAGTAATCCTAcactaagaagaaataaaatccatGATGGAAGAGATGGTGGCATCTGTATATTTAATGGGGGTCGAG gtCTCCttgaagaaaatgatattttcagGAATGCTCAAGCAGGTGTTCTCATCAGCACTAATAGTCATCCAGTcttaaggaaaaacagaatatttgatgGATTTGCTGCag GTATTGAAATTACAAATCATGCAACTGCAACACTAGAAGGCAATCAGATTTTTAACAACCGGTTTGGAGGTTTATTTTTAGCATCTGGTGTTAATGTGACAATGAAAG ataacaaaataatgaacaatCAAGACGCCATAGAAAAGGCTGTTAGTAGAGGccaatgtttatataaaatatcaagtTATACCAGCTATCCCATGCATGATTTCTacag ATGTCACACTTGTAACACCACAGATCGAAATGCCATATGTGTGAACTGCATTAAGAAGTGCCATCAGGGACATGATGTAGAATTTATTAGACATGATAG gTTTTTCTGTGACTGTGGTGCTGGAACACTGTCTAATCCTTGTACATTAGCTGGTGAGCCTACACATGATACAGATACACTATATGACTCTGCTCCACCTATAGAATCTAATACATTGCAGCACAACTGA
- the FBXO11 gene encoding F-box only protein 11 isoform X1, whose product MNSVRAANRRPRRVSRPRPVQQQQQQPPQQPPPQPPQQQQPPPPPQQQQQQPPPPPPPPPPLPQERNNAGERDDDVPADMVAEESGPGAQNSPYQLRRKTLLPKRTACPTKSSMEGASTSTTENFGHRAKRARVSGKSQDLSAPAEQYLQEKLPDEVVLKIFSYLLEQDLCRAACVCKRFSELANDPILWKRLYMEVFEYTRPMMHPEPGKFYQINPEEYEHPNPWKESFQQLYKGAHVKPGFAEHFYSNPARYKGRENMLYYDTIEDALGGVQEAHFDGLIFVHSGIYTDEWIYIESPITMIGAAPGKVADKVIIENTRDSTFVFMEGSEDAYVGYMTIRFNPDDKSAQHHNAHHCLEITVNCSPIIDHCIIRSTCTVGSAVCVSGQGACPTIKHCNISDCENVGLYITDHAQGIYEDNEISNNALAGIWVKNHGNPIIRRNHIHHGRDVGVFTFDHGMGYFESCNIHRNRIAGFEVKAYANPTVVRCEIHHGQTGGIYVHEKGRGQFIENKIYANNFAGVWITSNSDPTIRGNSIFNGNQGGVYIFGDGRGLIEGNDIYGNALAGIQIRTNSCPIVRHNKIHDGQHGGIYVHEKGQGVIEENEVYSNTLAGVWVTTGSTPVLRRNRIHSGKQVGVYFYDNGHGVLEDNDIYNHMYSGVQIRTGSNPKIRRNKIWGGQNGGILVYNSGLGCIEDNEIFDNAMAGVWIKTDSNPTLRRNKIHDGRDGGICIFNGGRGLLEENDIFRNAQAGVLISTNSHPVLRKNRIFDGFAAGIEITNHATATLEGNQIFNNRFGGLFLASGVNVTMKDNKIMNNQDAIEKAVSRGQCLYKISSYTSYPMHDFYRCHTCNTTDRNAICVNCIKKCHQGHDVEFIRHDRFFCDCGAGTLSNPCTLAGEPTHDTDTLYDSAPPIESNTLQHN is encoded by the exons ATGATGATGTGCCTGCAGATATGGTTGCAGAAGAATCAGGTCCTGGTGCACAAAATAGTCCATACCAACTTCGTAGAAAAACTCTTTTGCCGAAAAGAACAGCGTGTCCTACAAAAAGCAGTATGGAG ggTGCCTCGACTTCAACTACAGAAAACTTTGGTCATCGTGCAAAACGTGCAAGAGTATCTGGAAAATCACAAGATCTGTCAG CACCTGCTGAACAGTATCTTCAGGAGAAACTTCCAGATGAAGTGGTTCTAAAAATCTTCTCTTACTTGCTGGAACAGGATCTTTGTAGAGCAGCTTGTGTGTGTAAACGCTTCAGTGAGCTTGCTAACGATCCAATTTTGTG gAAACGATTATATATGGAAGTATTTGAATATACCCGCCCTATGATGCATCCTGAACCTGGCAAATTCTACCAGATTAATCCAGAAGAATATGAACATCCAAATCCTTGGAAGGAGAGTTTCCAGCAGTTG TATAAAGGTGCACATGTAAAGCCAGGATTTGCTGAACATTTCTACAGTAACCCTGCAAGatataaaggaagagaaaatatgttg tattaTGATACAATTGAAGATGCCCTTGGTGGGGTACAAGAAGCTCATTTTGATGGACTTATCTTTGTTCATTCTGGAATATATACTGATGAATGGATATATATTGAATCTCCAATCACCATGATTGGTGCAG CACCTGGAAAAGTAGCAGACAAAGTTATAATTGAAAACACTAGAGATTCAACCTTTGTTTTTATGGAAGGTTCCGAAGATGCTTATGTTGGATATATGACAATAAGG TTTAATCCTGATGACAAATCTGCTCAACACCATAATGCACACCACTGCTTAGAAATTACAGTAAATTGTAGCCCTATTATCGATCACTGTATCATCCGAAGTACATGTACAG ttgGCTCTGCAGTATGTGTTAGTGGTCAAGGAGCATGTCCCACTATCAAGCACTGTAATATCAGCGACTGTGAAAATGTTGGACTTTATATAACAGATCATgcacag GGAATATATGAGGATAATGAAATTTCCAATAATGCTTTAGCAGGGATTTGGGTTAAAAATCATGGAAACCCAATTATTAGACGGAATCACATTCATCATGGACGTGACGTTGGTGTGTTCACATTTGATCACGGCATG GGTTACTTTGAAAGTTGTAACATACACAGAAACAGGATAGCAGGCTTTGAAGTAAAAGCCTATGCTAACCCCACGGTGGTTCGATGTGAAATTCATCATGGGCAGACTGGAGGAATATATGTCCACGAAAAAGGAAGAGGACAATTCATAGAGAATAAAATCTATGCAAACAACTTTGCAGGTGTATGGATTACCTCAAATAGTGACCCAACAATAag GGGGAATTCTATATTTAATGGAAATCAAGGGGGAGTTTACATCTTTGGTGATGGACGAGGCCTTAttgaaggaaatgacatttatG gAAATGCATTAGCAGGAATTCAGATTAGGACAAACAGTTGTCCAATTGTTCGACATAACAAAATTCATGATGGCCAGCATGGTGGGATTTATGTG CATGAGAAAGGACAAGGCGTAATAGAAGAGAATGAAGTTTATAGTAATACTCTGGCTGGCGTCTGGGTGACAACTGGCAGCACTCCAGTACTCAGAAGAAACAGGATACACAGTGGCAAGCAG gttggtgtttatttttatgacaatGGACATGGAGTGCTAGAGGACAATGATATCTATAATCATATGTATTCAGGGGTTCAGATAAG GACTGGAAGCAACCCCAAAATTAGGCGCAACAAAATCTGGGGAGGACAGAATGGTGGAATTCTAGTTTATAATTCTG GTCTAGGCTGTATAGaagataatgaaatatttgaCAATGCAATGGCTGGAGTCTGGATTAAGACAGATAGTAATCCTAcactaagaagaaataaaatccatGATGGAAGAGATGGTGGCATCTGTATATTTAATGGGGGTCGAG gtCTCCttgaagaaaatgatattttcagGAATGCTCAAGCAGGTGTTCTCATCAGCACTAATAGTCATCCAGTcttaaggaaaaacagaatatttgatgGATTTGCTGCag GTATTGAAATTACAAATCATGCAACTGCAACACTAGAAGGCAATCAGATTTTTAACAACCGGTTTGGAGGTTTATTTTTAGCATCTGGTGTTAATGTGACAATGAAAG ataacaaaataatgaacaatCAAGACGCCATAGAAAAGGCTGTTAGTAGAGGccaatgtttatataaaatatcaagtTATACCAGCTATCCCATGCATGATTTCTacag ATGTCACACTTGTAACACCACAGATCGAAATGCCATATGTGTGAACTGCATTAAGAAGTGCCATCAGGGACATGATGTAGAATTTATTAGACATGATAG gTTTTTCTGTGACTGTGGTGCTGGAACACTGTCTAATCCTTGTACATTAGCTGGTGAGCCTACACATGATACAGATACACTATATGACTCTGCTCCACCTATAGAATCTAATACATTGCAGCACAACTGA